A genomic window from Spiroplasma endosymbiont of Labia minor includes:
- a CDS encoding fructose PTS transporter subunit IIA yields MEVNFNSKAILIDIDVKNQYEAFEKIAKIANKLNYINDEKLLIDGFLAREHESTTGFEDGIAIPHARISAIKKAAIIFARFKAPIEWNSLDGDKTQVAVALLIPENESDKGYLDVLANLSRKLLDKSFRDFLKKEQDPQKLIDAMKEEKTEIFSNVSMNSNAIKIVAVSACATGVAHTYMARDSLINAGNELNWEVNVETQGQKGQEFKLTQKQIDEANVVILAADIVIEKDRFVGKKIYQLGTKQVMADPKGALQKALAKGQILASLDGDVNAFDVKSGSNIVKHIMSGVSYMIPFIVFAGITFAVVTGLGKLIFNEKQLDYSGSFSWKTMDYIQAISSGAGDPITLHGFGIGFMWTLNKFAGIGFTVMMPIMGAYIAYSVAGRSAIAPAFICTFMANDPTMWMTWGPFAHFGPDDQNLMKGLSIFGALLFGFSAGYLVKWINTKWKINKYIQPIMPIIIIPLFVTLFLGLVYMLLLGNIFGIAIGYLYYGINWIENSKIGMAAVGLLLGLIAGIDMGGPINKIASFSATALIYEDAGHAMGAAAAAFAIAPLGAGIATLVFKNKFEQDKPLGINAVILGFMGISEGAIPFAIKYTWAAIVPNIICSGIAGMCAGLFDVSGWVGAWGGPIIAIFGGVSSGGWDINYIGILWYLIAIAIGTACHVVLFRIFVEIRDNRGKKITKDQFKAMFKRNTTKIAKA; encoded by the coding sequence ATGGAAGTAAATTTTAATTCAAAAGCAATACTTATTGACATTGATGTTAAAAATCAATATGAAGCTTTTGAAAAAATTGCAAAAATAGCGAATAAACTTAATTATATTAACGATGAGAAGTTATTAATAGATGGTTTTCTAGCACGTGAACATGAATCTACAACTGGATTTGAAGATGGAATTGCAATTCCACATGCCAGAATTTCGGCAATAAAAAAAGCCGCAATAATATTTGCGCGTTTTAAAGCACCAATTGAATGAAATTCATTGGATGGTGATAAAACTCAAGTGGCTGTTGCATTATTAATACCAGAAAATGAATCTGATAAAGGATATTTAGATGTATTAGCAAATTTATCTCGTAAATTATTGGATAAATCATTTAGAGATTTTCTGAAAAAAGAGCAAGATCCACAAAAATTAATTGATGCAATGAAAGAAGAAAAAACAGAAATTTTTTCAAATGTTTCAATGAATAGTAACGCTATTAAAATTGTCGCTGTATCTGCATGTGCAACAGGAGTTGCGCATACATATATGGCAAGAGACAGTTTAATAAATGCAGGAAATGAATTGAATTGAGAGGTTAATGTAGAAACACAAGGACAAAAAGGTCAGGAATTTAAATTAACACAAAAACAAATTGATGAAGCAAATGTAGTTATTTTAGCAGCTGATATTGTAATTGAAAAGGATCGCTTCGTTGGTAAAAAAATTTACCAATTGGGAACAAAACAAGTAATGGCAGATCCAAAAGGAGCTCTTCAAAAAGCTTTAGCAAAAGGACAGATATTAGCATCATTAGATGGCGATGTAAATGCATTTGATGTTAAGTCGGGTTCAAATATTGTCAAACATATAATGAGTGGAGTATCTTATATGATTCCATTTATTGTATTTGCGGGTATTACCTTTGCGGTTGTTACTGGTTTAGGTAAATTAATTTTTAATGAAAAACAATTAGATTATTCTGGTAGTTTTAGTTGAAAAACAATGGATTATATTCAAGCAATTTCAAGCGGGGCTGGCGATCCAATAACATTACATGGTTTTGGTATTGGATTTATGTGAACATTAAATAAATTTGCAGGTATTGGATTTACAGTCATGATGCCTATAATGGGTGCATATATTGCATATTCTGTTGCCGGAAGAAGCGCAATTGCACCAGCATTTATTTGTACATTTATGGCAAATGATCCAACAATGTGAATGACATGAGGTCCATTTGCACATTTTGGACCAGATGATCAAAATTTAATGAAAGGTTTATCAATTTTCGGAGCATTATTATTTGGCTTTTCTGCCGGATATTTAGTGAAATGAATCAATACAAAATGAAAAATAAATAAATATATTCAACCCATTATGCCAATTATTATAATTCCTTTATTTGTTACTTTATTTTTAGGATTAGTTTACATGCTTTTATTAGGTAATATTTTTGGGATAGCAATAGGATATCTATATTACGGAATTAATTGAATTGAAAATTCAAAAATAGGTATGGCAGCAGTCGGACTGCTACTTGGATTAATAGCTGGAATTGATATGGGTGGACCAATAAACAAAATTGCTTCATTTTCAGCAACAGCATTAATTTATGAAGATGCAGGACATGCAATGGGAGCTGCAGCTGCAGCATTTGCAATAGCACCATTAGGTGCTGGAATTGCTACATTGGTTTTTAAAAATAAATTTGAACAAGACAAACCATTAGGTATTAATGCTGTTATTTTGGGATTTATGGGCATCTCAGAAGGCGCAATACCATTTGCTATAAAATACACATGAGCAGCTATTGTACCAAATATTATCTGTTCTGGAATAGCTGGTATGTGCGCTGGTTTATTTGATGTATCTGGGTGAGTAGGTGCCTGAGGTGGTCCTATTATTGCCATATTTGGTGGAGTTTCATCTGGTGGATGAGATATAAATTATATTGGTATTTTGTGGTATTTAATTGCAATTGCAATTGGTACTGCATGTCATGTAGTTTTATTTAGAATATTTGTTGAAATTCGTGATAATCGTGGTAAAAAAATTACCAAAGATCAATTTAAAGCAATGTTCAAAAGAAATACAACAAAAATTGCAAAAGCTTAA
- a CDS encoding DUF3137 domain-containing protein, translating to MDKKWKEEVKLQLDNVLSKYSKKSLNFVSLSKQWNIQITIYIIVAIIFIALAFEVFAQIMGIAGVILGLVIFFVFIITAIVMTSITIKTKKIKKKILTEINVNDIYKNAFEEESDNKIIVTSISKNFDVPILSLLPTVGKNYNDIIINMEIRGIKYSLGSVTNCVTTTYVDSKGRTITRTTFTRYPFLTIELNESLNIETTIKSLKKPFLGIFKHKDNTELESMDFEKMYFVNANDQIAIRKLLTPKIMADLIDEGSKRPIPKLFIKNNFLTFSFPEYIVDSLKAPNGIFTVLNFTNKIDKMFDEICDKILGDFQTFKNYKRWFNIYQIET from the coding sequence ATGGACAAAAAATGAAAAGAAGAAGTTAAATTACAATTAGATAATGTTTTATCGAAATATTCTAAAAAATCATTAAACTTTGTATCACTTTCAAAGCAATGAAATATACAAATTACTATTTATATTATTGTTGCGATAATTTTTATAGCCTTGGCATTTGAAGTATTTGCACAAATTATGGGAATTGCAGGAGTTATTCTTGGTTTAGTTATTTTTTTTGTATTCATAATTACAGCTATAGTTATGACGTCTATTACCATAAAAACAAAAAAAATAAAGAAAAAAATTTTGACTGAAATTAACGTTAATGATATTTATAAAAATGCTTTTGAAGAAGAAAGTGATAATAAAATTATTGTAACATCAATTTCAAAAAATTTTGATGTGCCTATTTTATCGTTATTACCAACAGTAGGAAAAAATTATAATGATATTATAATAAATATGGAAATAAGAGGAATTAAATATTCGCTTGGCTCTGTTACAAATTGTGTAACAACTACATACGTAGATTCAAAAGGACGTACTATAACAAGAACTACTTTTACTAGATACCCATTTTTAACAATAGAACTCAACGAATCATTAAATATTGAGACCACAATCAAAAGCCTAAAAAAACCATTTTTAGGTATTTTTAAACATAAAGATAATACAGAATTAGAATCAATGGATTTTGAAAAAATGTACTTTGTAAATGCAAACGATCAAATAGCAATACGTAAATTATTAACACCAAAAATTATGGCTGATTTAATAGATGAAGGAAGCAAAAGACCCATTCCAAAATTATTTATAAAAAATAATTTCTTAACTTTTTCATTTCCAGAATACATTGTTGATTCACTAAAAGCACCAAATGGTATTTTTACAGTACTTAACTTTACAAATAAAATAGATAAAATGTTTGATGAAATTTGTGATAAGATTTTGGGTGATTTTCAAACATTTAAAAATTATAAGCGTTGATTTAATATTTATCAGATAGAAACATAA
- a CDS encoding LemA family protein, whose translation MAEFNPTPTNIEENVHSSFFGKFFVYFWFILIIPIFIYIGTRNNLIRNREKIEETASGIDVQLKKRVDMLTKLVDSTKQYMNYEKSTLESIVALRSKSSSLKANNFEELNDSISNQVGKINVLLENYPDLKVNTTVVELQKGIKDCEDNISAARRFYNSSVRSFNSTIKTWPSSVAASALKMHTYLYFESSDQDRQDVKIDLS comes from the coding sequence ATGGCAGAATTTAATCCAACCCCGACAAATATAGAAGAAAACGTACATTCAAGTTTTTTTGGAAAGTTCTTTGTTTATTTTTGATTTATATTGATAATTCCTATTTTCATTTACATTGGAACTAGAAATAATTTAATAAGAAATAGAGAAAAAATAGAAGAAACAGCATCAGGTATAGATGTGCAATTAAAAAAAAGAGTAGATATGTTGACTAAATTAGTTGATTCAACTAAACAATATATGAATTATGAAAAATCAACATTAGAATCAATTGTTGCATTAAGAAGTAAAAGTTCATCTTTAAAAGCAAATAATTTTGAAGAATTAAATGATTCAATCTCAAACCAAGTTGGCAAAATTAATGTATTACTAGAAAACTATCCAGATTTAAAGGTAAATACTACTGTTGTTGAATTGCAAAAAGGTATTAAAGATTGCGAAGATAATATTTCGGCTGCAAGAAGATTTTATAATTCATCTGTACGTAGTTTTAATTCAACAATAAAAACTTGGCCATCAAGCGTTGCAGCATCAGCTCTAAAAATGCACACTTATTTATATTTTGAATCATCAGATCAAGACAGACAAGATGTTAAAATTGATTTATCATAG
- a CDS encoding 4Fe-4S single cluster domain-containing protein — translation MANLNINKFIEKSEVEGPGNRFVIWFQGCTINCFGCCNQELVPLEKKMFMSVDILVEKILISKKMYNLEGITIIGGEPFLQPDGLEELVIKCQEYELSVICFTGFTFEVLENHYWQILSQIDILIDGPFILSKLDKKRRLIGSTNQRVIKITDKYKESNYFDEQNQELEIFVENGFININGDGVLTENSIGINKFKVNDEHK, via the coding sequence ATGGCAAATTTAAATATTAATAAATTTATTGAGAAATCAGAAGTCGAGGGCCCAGGCAATAGATTTGTTATCTGATTTCAAGGTTGTACAATTAATTGTTTTGGATGCTGTAATCAAGAATTAGTTCCATTAGAAAAAAAAATGTTTATGTCTGTAGATATTCTTGTTGAAAAAATTCTTATTTCAAAAAAAATGTATAACCTAGAAGGAATAACGATAATTGGTGGTGAACCTTTTTTACAACCAGACGGATTAGAAGAGTTAGTAATTAAGTGTCAAGAATATGAATTATCTGTAATATGTTTTACAGGTTTTACATTTGAAGTATTAGAAAATCATTATTGACAAATTTTGAGTCAAATAGATATTTTGATAGATGGACCGTTTATATTATCAAAACTTGATAAAAAAAGACGTTTGATTGGTTCAACAAATCAAAGAGTAATTAAAATTACAGATAAATATAAGGAATCCAATTATTTTGATGAGCAAAATCAAGAATTAGAAATTTTTGTTGAAAATGGTTTTATAAATATTAATGGTGATGGTGTTTTAACGGAAAATTCGATTGGAATTAATAAATTTAAAGTAAATGATGAACACAAATAG
- a CDS encoding AAA family ATPase → MDNKDNVFSQIKNLLGIKKALIIDGNVDDIYYSDSGYENIEKKIYELSKEKKFDDVFLWDKVDGLHLGNRSNLVLNSESNKNVVENSSTYDDVADLFDSNNDSSMQQQSADKDINFKNPLNFFALLKRNLNTEINKKLLFIVDYTDFVFSDMQLSDDDRNSLTFFAKSLKEGKFRMTNVAKLSSTVIFITKQITQLPPAMYLNNPEIFTITIPKPDRNARKAFMNTIKNQFLIPETQSESQMQKIYDSLDGWTLKEITHLIKFSANLGQMHSFEKLLNKFLYGDHQSPWEDLDYSRLNKVEQDLKEKIIGQDEAVSKVAKIIYKAYTGLTGIAYSSKRTKPKGTLFFVGPTGVGKTELAKAIAKFVFGDESNLIRFDMSEYSQSNSDQKLIGAPPGYVGFEGGGQLTNAIKEKPFSVILFDEIEKADSSIFDKFLQILEDGRLTDNTGQTVSFSESFIIFTSNLGAAQINPNSNNSDVHKQFIDFVENYFTNTLNRPEILGRFGNNIVPFNFIRDNNLKAKIIQQKLKPIISMVYEKYRVKLKINIDSAFISLILKDVNDQRGGRDILNALEKNFVDELSVFIFDNLPRLKQGNQILINAINNQMNFQLDESNN, encoded by the coding sequence ATGGATAACAAAGATAATGTTTTTAGTCAAATAAAAAATTTATTAGGAATAAAGAAAGCATTAATAATTGATGGCAATGTTGATGATATTTATTATTCAGACAGTGGATATGAAAATATTGAAAAAAAAATATATGAACTTTCAAAAGAGAAAAAATTTGATGATGTATTTTTATGAGATAAGGTTGATGGTTTGCATTTAGGAAATCGTTCAAATTTAGTTTTAAATAGTGAATCAAATAAAAATGTAGTAGAAAATTCATCCACGTATGATGATGTAGCAGATTTATTTGATTCAAATAATGATTCTTCGATGCAACAACAATCTGCAGATAAAGACATTAATTTTAAAAATCCTCTTAATTTTTTTGCGTTATTAAAAAGAAATTTAAATACAGAAATAAATAAAAAGTTATTATTCATAGTTGATTATACGGATTTTGTATTTTCAGACATGCAATTATCAGATGATGATAGAAACTCATTAACTTTTTTTGCCAAATCATTAAAAGAAGGCAAATTTAGAATGACGAATGTAGCTAAATTATCAAGTACAGTTATTTTTATTACAAAACAAATTACACAATTACCACCCGCAATGTATTTAAACAATCCGGAAATATTTACAATTACAATACCAAAGCCAGATCGAAATGCAAGAAAAGCATTTATGAATACAATTAAAAATCAATTTCTTATTCCAGAAACACAATCAGAATCACAAATGCAAAAAATTTATGATTCACTAGATGGATGAACATTAAAAGAGATAACACATTTAATTAAATTTTCAGCCAATTTAGGACAAATGCATTCTTTTGAGAAATTGCTTAATAAATTTTTATATGGAGATCATCAATCGCCATGAGAAGACTTAGACTATTCTAGACTAAATAAAGTAGAACAAGATTTAAAAGAAAAAATCATTGGTCAAGATGAAGCTGTTTCGAAAGTTGCCAAAATTATTTATAAAGCCTATACTGGTTTAACTGGAATAGCATATTCAAGCAAAAGAACAAAACCAAAAGGAACACTGTTTTTTGTAGGTCCAACTGGTGTTGGTAAAACAGAATTAGCAAAAGCTATTGCTAAATTTGTTTTTGGTGATGAATCAAATCTTATTAGATTTGATATGTCTGAATACTCACAATCAAATAGTGACCAAAAATTAATTGGTGCACCTCCTGGATATGTTGGTTTTGAAGGCGGAGGACAATTGACTAATGCAATCAAAGAAAAGCCCTTCTCTGTTATTTTATTTGACGAAATTGAAAAAGCAGATTCATCTATTTTTGATAAATTCTTGCAAATATTAGAAGATGGAAGATTAACAGACAATACAGGTCAGACTGTTTCTTTTAGTGAATCGTTTATTATTTTTACATCTAATTTAGGAGCTGCTCAAATTAATCCAAATTCAAATAATTCTGATGTCCATAAACAATTTATAGATTTTGTTGAAAATTATTTTACAAATACATTAAACAGACCAGAAATTTTAGGACGTTTTGGAAATAATATAGTGCCATTTAATTTTATTCGTGATAATAATTTAAAAGCTAAAATTATTCAACAAAAACTAAAACCAATAATTTCAATGGTTTATGAGAAATATCGTGTCAAATTGAAAATAAATATTGATAGTGCATTTATTTCGTTGATTTTAAAAGATGTTAATGATCAACGTGGAGGTCGAGATATTTTAAATGCTTTAGAAAAAAATTTTGTTGATGAATTATCTGTTTTCATTTTTGATAATTTGCCTCGTTTAAAACAAGGCAATCAAATTTTAATCAATGCAATAAATAATCAAATGAATTTTCAATTAGATGAATCAAACAATTAA
- a CDS encoding AAA domain-containing protein codes for MQMPKILDGNGKELFIDFFFLRQSYKDQLDRLDFEIKNLNIKTLKNYSDLDNLFRNRFLEKVFICLVSGDANIKNKRNFFNTIIRIQFTKIDQDAFPEGLMLGLTGDIDPEQNVLNVKSFFLTRQKAIPLPFETLINNIKSQSFNLKNFSKEELARRNIINSDSIDKIGIMLSGFEEEKSKWMNYINFKNDLSQLRKNNSIPYFLNKYYDDVLRIEIKNIKKEYVQIFKENLIAKSNTMIYLKSNFEEQLDNFSIPFEKVSIISLNAVILKEDKNIKELLKLGALSMNPMSMNKNITSLSELKAKPILAMQVIFSEDKTQYNSINLSEYITTNKNEFLFVDFWRQQSNFILGNMPKENDISKQQWLKDSKIKIIWFEISDDFDENILDDYTLEGLNAGYLTVTNIGDDILIDRNAKILTRISNGHVKNPYLANYLFNTSLIDVNDNNALDKLNIDFHFNLNEIQQLAVRKALSSKDIFLLQGPPGTGKTQVISEISYQLIKMGKKVLISSQNHEAIDNVIERLPLEPDLIKIRILSEFKKQKNKFQEFSPERLTYNYYRSIKKIIDENLSEASEIFKDAVSEVSHLDKFNADFLSMQNVRNLLIKYNDELKKINDAILNIKNIENDVIAENNLIMEEIYNLENLMWVFSNYNFEMGIINNDLVKEILVKNTPQDFHNLSIKLLKENYRNDNLLITFKLMEAYFYKNNDNYKKFKKLKFKKNLQENVEDDDEINFELIESENFLENDADYVIFKNATIKILNLIKITINSLKQKNISSKNTKNEINELEIKKNEIEKSISDLKKNSIISLKNIQEQLDEYNFRYRTNFNLGDEDLLIDLQNNLDEFEKLKNQFIEKQNLLKPIFKNIDFFLQERYKIADDFISSDKFSSNMKIDSKRYNNEMLNEMANLFAFTLTSKTRFDYKNKIEEQLGISDLNLDFLDVDTVIIDEASKATMLELIMPLVFGRNLILVGDYRQLPPIFGIRPEEVEIVNEAKNLNYDFEEFESLLTNSVFKWLIVNANDSIKEMLKIQYRSSQQIMEIVNFFYGGELTMDSSNEINKQHFLDIRSSINNQIITPENSVYWIDSSKNKNDEFVFEGNDENSTSIFNQNEIDITIELIKKINNSLENSNHFAKPTLAIISFYKLHVWKIRKEFSRIKKEIKNINIIINTVDDFQGKEAEFVIVNMVRNPKKLSNSSREFIKKYERINVAFSRAQKLLIIVGSERAVANVKVEIPNINDPSLIDTFAIYDDIISRIKHWNSFLITKDIFE; via the coding sequence ATGCAAATGCCAAAAATACTAGATGGTAATGGTAAAGAATTGTTTATTGATTTCTTTTTTTTGCGTCAGAGTTACAAAGATCAATTAGATAGATTAGATTTTGAAATAAAAAATTTAAATATTAAAACACTAAAAAATTATTCAGATTTGGATAATTTATTTAGAAATAGATTTTTAGAAAAAGTGTTTATATGTTTAGTTTCAGGTGATGCAAACATAAAAAATAAACGCAATTTTTTTAATACTATTATTAGAATTCAATTCACAAAAATAGATCAAGATGCTTTTCCGGAAGGATTGATGCTAGGACTAACTGGAGATATTGATCCAGAACAAAATGTTTTAAATGTTAAAAGTTTTTTTTTAACACGTCAAAAAGCAATACCATTACCATTTGAAACATTAATAAATAATATTAAATCACAATCATTTAATTTAAAAAATTTTTCAAAAGAAGAATTAGCAAGAAGAAATATAATAAATTCAGATTCAATAGACAAGATAGGAATAATGTTATCTGGATTTGAAGAAGAAAAATCAAAATGAATGAATTATATTAATTTTAAAAATGATTTATCACAGTTGAGAAAAAATAATTCGATTCCTTATTTTTTAAATAAATATTATGATGATGTCTTGAGAATAGAAATTAAAAATATCAAAAAAGAATATGTACAAATTTTTAAGGAAAATTTAATTGCAAAATCTAATACAATGATATATTTGAAATCAAATTTTGAAGAGCAACTTGATAATTTTTCAATTCCATTTGAAAAAGTGTCAATAATTTCTTTAAACGCCGTTATACTGAAAGAAGATAAAAATATTAAAGAGCTTTTAAAATTGGGTGCTCTTTCAATGAACCCAATGTCTATGAATAAAAATATTACATCTCTTTCAGAATTAAAAGCTAAACCAATTTTGGCTATGCAAGTAATTTTTTCCGAAGATAAAACTCAATATAATTCGATTAATTTATCAGAATATATAACAACAAATAAAAATGAATTTTTATTTGTGGATTTCTGAAGACAACAATCAAATTTCATTTTAGGAAACATGCCAAAGGAAAATGATATTTCTAAACAACAATGATTGAAAGATTCAAAAATAAAGATAATTTGATTTGAGATATCCGATGATTTTGATGAAAATATTTTAGATGATTACACTTTAGAAGGTTTAAACGCTGGCTATTTAACAGTAACAAATATTGGTGATGATATATTAATAGATAGAAATGCAAAAATATTAACGAGAATTTCTAATGGACACGTAAAAAATCCGTATCTTGCAAATTATTTGTTTAATACTAGTTTGATTGATGTAAACGATAATAATGCTTTAGATAAATTAAATATAGATTTCCATTTTAATTTAAATGAGATACAACAGTTAGCAGTTAGAAAAGCTTTGTCATCAAAAGATATATTTTTATTGCAGGGTCCTCCGGGTACTGGTAAAACTCAAGTTATTTCAGAAATTTCATATCAGCTCATTAAGATGGGAAAAAAAGTTTTGATTTCATCACAAAATCATGAAGCTATTGACAATGTTATAGAACGATTGCCATTGGAACCAGACCTTATAAAAATTAGAATATTAAGTGAATTTAAAAAACAAAAAAATAAGTTTCAAGAATTTTCACCTGAACGTTTGACATATAATTATTATCGTTCAATAAAAAAAATTATTGATGAAAATTTAAGTGAGGCAAGTGAAATATTTAAAGATGCGGTTTCAGAAGTTTCTCACTTAGATAAATTTAATGCAGATTTTTTGTCAATGCAGAATGTTAGAAATTTATTAATAAAATATAATGATGAATTAAAGAAAATTAATGACGCTATTTTAAATATAAAAAATATCGAAAATGATGTAATAGCTGAAAACAATTTAATTATGGAAGAAATATATAATTTAGAAAATTTAATGTGAGTATTTTCAAATTATAATTTTGAAATGGGTATTATCAATAATGATCTTGTAAAAGAAATTCTTGTAAAAAATACACCCCAAGATTTTCATAATTTATCTATAAAATTACTTAAAGAAAATTATAGAAATGATAATTTATTAATAACTTTTAAATTAATGGAAGCGTATTTTTATAAAAATAATGATAATTACAAAAAATTTAAAAAGTTGAAGTTCAAAAAAAATTTACAAGAAAATGTGGAAGATGATGATGAAATAAATTTTGAATTAATTGAGTCAGAAAATTTTTTAGAAAATGATGCAGATTATGTAATTTTTAAAAATGCAACAATTAAAATTTTGAATTTAATTAAAATTACAATTAATAGCCTGAAACAAAAAAACATTTCATCAAAAAATACTAAGAATGAAATTAACGAATTGGAAATTAAGAAAAACGAAATAGAAAAATCAATTTCTGATTTGAAAAAAAATTCTATAATCTCTTTAAAAAATATACAAGAACAATTAGATGAATATAATTTTAGATATAGAACAAATTTTAATTTAGGTGATGAAGATCTTTTAATTGATTTGCAAAACAATCTAGATGAATTTGAAAAATTGAAAAATCAATTCATAGAAAAACAAAATTTATTAAAGCCAATATTTAAAAATATAGATTTTTTTTTACAAGAACGTTATAAAATAGCAGATGATTTTATAAGTTCTGATAAATTTAGTTCAAATATGAAAATAGATTCAAAAAGATATAATAATGAAATGTTAAATGAAATGGCGAATTTATTTGCATTCACTTTAACAAGTAAAACACGTTTTGATTACAAAAATAAAATTGAAGAGCAATTAGGAATTTCAGATTTAAATTTAGATTTTTTGGATGTAGATACTGTAATTATAGATGAGGCATCAAAAGCAACGATGTTAGAATTGATAATGCCGCTAGTTTTTGGAAGAAATTTAATATTAGTTGGAGATTATAGACAATTACCACCAATTTTTGGAATTAGACCAGAAGAAGTAGAAATAGTAAATGAGGCAAAAAATTTAAATTATGATTTTGAAGAATTTGAATCATTATTAACTAATTCTGTATTTAAATGATTAATTGTCAACGCAAATGATTCAATAAAAGAAATGCTGAAAATTCAATATAGAAGTTCGCAACAAATTATGGAAATTGTTAATTTCTTTTATGGTGGTGAATTGACAATGGACTCTTCAAATGAAATCAATAAACAGCATTTTTTGGATATTAGATCTTCAATAAACAATCAAATTATTACACCAGAAAATTCTGTTTATTGAATTGATTCATCAAAAAATAAAAATGATGAATTTGTTTTTGAAGGTAATGATGAAAATTCCACTAGTATTTTTAATCAAAATGAAATTGATATAACAATAGAACTTATCAAAAAAATAAATAATTCTTTAGAAAATTCAAATCATTTTGCAAAGCCAACATTGGCAATAATTTCTTTCTATAAATTACATGTTTGAAAAATAAGAAAAGAATTTTCAAGAATCAAAAAAGAAATTAAAAACATTAATATAATTATAAATACAGTTGATGATTTTCAAGGTAAGGAAGCTGAATTTGTTATTGTTAATATGGTCAGAAATCCAAAAAAATTATCAAATTCAAGTAGAGAATTTATAAAAAAATATGAAAGAATTAATGTAGCATTTTCTAGAGCTCAAAAATTATTAATAATTGTCGGTTCCGAAAGGGCGGTTGCAAACGTTAAAGTGGAAATTCCAAATATTAATGATCCGTCATTGATAGATACATTTGCAATATATGACGATATAATTTCAAGAATTAAACATTGAAATTCATTTTTAATCACAAAAGATATATTTGAATAG
- a CDS encoding GTP cyclohydrolase II, whose translation MALIKSTEGAHYPSLFGKFMLTAFQDQVSGSQIPVLYKNNINNSQNLLVRIQSKCIGDVFSAYRCDCREQLEMSLAQIEKEQIGMLIYLDQEGRGIGLSNEILAWELQDHSNQDTVQANATLNLPTDLRAYNAVKEILQYYNIKSIRLMTNNPAKVNAIKQLGINISSIMPVVATANEHNFKFMETLRVKLKHKL comes from the coding sequence ATGGCTTTGATTAAATCAACAGAAGGAGCTCACTATCCATCTTTATTTGGTAAATTCATGTTAACTGCATTTCAAGATCAAGTTTCCGGTTCTCAGATTCCAGTTTTATATAAAAATAATATAAATAATTCACAAAATTTATTAGTTCGCATTCAATCAAAATGTATTGGGGATGTATTTTCTGCATATAGATGTGATTGTAGGGAACAATTAGAAATGTCACTTGCACAAATTGAAAAAGAACAAATTGGAATGCTTATCTATTTAGATCAAGAAGGCAGAGGGATTGGTTTATCGAATGAAATTTTGGCATGAGAACTGCAAGATCACAGTAACCAAGATACTGTACAAGCAAATGCAACTCTAAATTTGCCAACTGACTTACGTGCATATAATGCTGTGAAAGAAATTTTGCAATATTATAATATAAAATCAATAAGATTAATGACAAACAATCCGGCAAAGGTAAATGCCATTAAACAGTTAGGTATAAATATTTCAAGTATTATGCCTGTTGTAGCAACTGCAAATGAACACAATTTTAAATTTATGGAAACACTTCGTGTAAAACTAAAACATAAGTTATAA